From Mauremys mutica isolate MM-2020 ecotype Southern chromosome 15, ASM2049712v1, whole genome shotgun sequence, one genomic window encodes:
- the CCDC61 gene encoding centrosomal protein CCDC61: MAKLQGLQADYIFRGTEHVVRMTVNGSVLEVEVEDRLTTDQWRGEFDAAFIEDLTHKTGNFKQFGIFCSMLESALSQSSESVTLDLLTYTDLEALRSRKIGVGPRHAPSASKSSLLSSKRYLILIYSVEFDRIHYPLPLPYVGKPDPVALQKVIRELKEELAVLKAKPGRDFRDAEIRRLRDELARVLEEKQEVESALLGLQEELKLCSKSSAGKEVKILKKIVQSLEEELLKERSKHQRAASKRLQENRQLADELAEVKASERSLRVRVKSLTNELALYKKGRLTPTGPSPQNRAASSRGFSHAAPGRSSAAAMARQERRSTSGERSNSRERGGAWPGNRPRSTSREGRGGSQTRLPRQSPSPTGTRPPRFDPTAFVKAKERKQKEAELKNQRRVRRGAGDAPPGSWGCSNSRGLAAFSGDSLGRSRGRSSSVESFRSRRSSASSGSEADDYSEPVPLRGRRRAPRGRKPLSSSSWNGPSGAPRGDAGRRKRLASTPTATKRADKENLYDEPSADLSEIDARLQALQEYMNNLDTRT; encoded by the exons TCATTGAAGATTTAACTCACAAGACAGGGAACTTCAAGCAGTTTGGGATCTTCTGCAGCATGCTGGAGTCTGCCCTGAGCCAG AGCAGCGAGTCGGTCACCTTGGACCTCCTCACCTACACTGACCTGGAGGCACTGAGGAGCCGGAAGATTGGGGTGGGCCCAAGGCACGCGCCCTCCGCCTCCAAGTCCTCACTGCTGAGTTCCAAGCGCTACCTCATCCTCATCTACTCCGTCGAGTTTGACAG GATCCACTACCCCCTCCCGCTGCCCTACGTGGGCAAGCCAGACCCGGTAGCGCTGCAGAAGGTCATCAGGGAGCTGAAGGAGGAGCTGGCCGTGCTGAAGGCCAAACCAGGCAGGGATTTCCGGGACGCGGAGATCCGCCGGCTGCGGGACGA GCTGGCCCGggtgctggaggagaagcaggaggtggAGTCAGCCCTgcttgggctgcaggaggagctgaAGCTGTGCAGCAAGAGCAGCGCCGGGAAGGAGGTGAAGATCCTGAAGAAGATTgtgcagagcctggaggaggagctgctgaagGAGCGAAGCAAGCACCAGCGAGCGGCCAGCAAGCGCCTGCAGGAGAACCGGCAGCTGGCTGACGAG CTGGCGGAGGTGAAAGCATCGGAGAGGAGCCTCCGTGTCCGAGTGAAGAGTCTGACCAATGAGCTGGCCTTATACAAGAAAGG CCGCTTGACCCCCACTGGCCCATCCCCTCAGAACCGAGCGGCATCCTCCCGCGGCTTCAGTCACGCTGCCCCGGGCCGGAGCAGCGCTGCGGCCATGGCCCGACAGGAGCGGCGCTCAACCTCCGGGGAGCGCTCCAACTCCCGGGAGCGTGgcggggcctggccggggaaccGGCCACGCTCCACGTCCAGAGAAGGGCGCGGCGGGAGCCAGACCCGCCTCCCTCGCCAGTCACCGTCACCCACAG GCACCCGGCCGCCGCGCTTCGACCCCACGGCCTTTGTGAAGGCCAAAGAGCGGAAGCAGAAGGAGGCTGAACTGAAAAA CCAGCGACGGGTCCGGCGGGGCGCGGGTGATGCACCGCCAGGCAGCTGGGGCTGCTCCAACTCCCGGGGCCTGGCAGCCTTCAGTGGAGACAGCCTGGGCAGGAGTCGCGGACGCAGCTCGTCGG TGGAGAGCTTCCGCAGCCGGCGCTCTTCAGCAAGCTCGGGCAGCGAGGCGGATGATTACTCCGAGCCAGTACCCCTAAG GGGCAGGCGGCGGGCGCCCAGAGGCAGGAAGCCCTTGAGTTCCTCCTCCTGGAACGGCCCCAGCGGG gcTCCTCGAGGGGATGCCGGGCGCAGGAAACGCCTGGCCAGCACCCCCACCGCGACCAAGCGAGCGGACAAAG AGAACCTGTACGATGAGCCGTCGGCCGACCTGTCCGAGATCGACGCCCGGCTGCAGGCGCTGCAGGAATACATGAACAACCTGGACACCAGGACATAG
- the LOC123350503 gene encoding peptidoglycan recognition protein 3-like, which produces MTQSEDETGGDRQHRVGAATNGYQDREHLSYPHPITRAEREEEDAADTGYVVLSALRRGACPFSPPPHGTGCPSIVSRSQWGARAPTNRASLKTPVSYVVIHHTEGSSCTSQASCSQVVRGIQNYHMNSNGWADIGYNFLIGEDGRVYEGRGWSTVGAHATSWNHKSLGFSFLGTFSSRVPNAAALNAAKSLIQCAVNRGSLSSSYILKGHRNVGQTDCPGNALYKEITRWPRFKGSARPEDELGREQRAAPLKGASGGLSERRRMLLTQVMWFSALCAAALGCPTIVSRSQWGARPPTSTVPLSIPVPYVIIYHTAGSSCTSQASCSQLVRGIQSYHMDSNGWADIGYNFLIGEDGRVYEGRGWRTRGTHTSGWNDISLGFSFLGTFSSRVPNTAALNAAQDLIQCAVNRGSLSSSYILKGHRNVKATESPGEALYNVITRWPRFQA; this is translated from the exons ATGACCCAGTCAGAGGACGAGACAGGAGGGGACAGACAGCACAGGGTGGGAGCAGCTACCAACGGGTACCAGGACAGAGAGCACCTGTCATACCCTCACCCGATCACTAG GGCTGAGCGAGAGGAGGaggatgctgctgacacaggttATGTGGTTCTCAGCGCTCTGCGCCGCGGCGCTTG ccctttctcccctcccccgcatggCACAGGCTGCCCCTCCATCGTCTCCCGCTCCCAgtggggggcccgggccccaacAAACAGGGCCTCATTGAAGACCCCGGTGTCCTACGTCGTCATCCACCACACGGAAGGGAGCTCCTGCACCTCACAGgcctcctgcagccaggtggTCAGGGGCATCCAGAACTACCACATGAACTCAAATGGCTGGGCCGACATCGGCTACAA cttcctgatcGGCGAGGACGGCAGAGTCTACGAGGGCAGAGGCTGGAGCACCGTGGGGGCCCACGCCACAAGCTGGAACCATAAGTCGCTGGGATTCAGCTTCCTGGGCACCTTCTCCA GCAGAGTCCCCAACGCTGCCGCCCTGAACGCCGCcaagagcctgatccaatgcGCCGTCAACAGGGGCTCCCTAAGCAGCAGCTACATCCTGAAGGGGCATCGCAACGTGGGCCAGACCGACTGCCCCGGGAACGCCCTCTACAAGGAAATCACCCGGTGGCCCAGGTTCAAA GGCTCTGCCCGGCCGGAGGACGAGCttggcagggagcagagagcagctcCCTTGAAAGGTGCCAGCGGAG GGCTGAGCGAGAGGAGGaggatgctgctgacacaggttATGTGGTTCTCAGCGCTCTGCGCCGCGGCGCTCG GCTGTCCCACCATCGTCTCCCGCTCCCAGTGGGGGGCCCGGCCCCCGACAAGCACGGTCCCACTGAGCATCCCAGTGCCCTACGTCATCATCTACCACACGGCAGGGAGCTCCTGCACCTCACAGGCCTCCTGCAGCCAGCTGGTCAGGGGCATCCAGAGCTACCACATGGACTCAAACGGCTGGGCCGACATCGGCTACAA cttcctgatcGGCGAGGACGGCAGAGTCTACGAGGGCAGAGGCTGGAGAACGAGGGGGACCCACACCTCCGGCTGGAACGATATATCGCTGGGATTCAGCTTCCTGGGCACCTTCTCCA GCAGAGTCCCCAACACTGCCGCCCTGAACGCCGCCCAGGACCTGATCCAATGCGCCGTCAACAGGGGCTCCCTAAGCAGCAGCTACATCCTGAAGGGGCATCGCAATGTGAAGGCAACCGAATCCCCCGGGGAGGCCCTCTACAATGTCATCACCCGGTGGCCCAGGTTCCAAGCCtga